The following is a genomic window from Micromonospora cathayae.
GATGGTTCCAGTTGGGCCAGACGCAGAACATGCCCTGCGGGCAGTTCCCGGGCCCCCAGAAATCACCTGACGCCTGGGGGGTTGCCGCCGAGGCGGCGGGGGCGGTGGCCAGCACGCCTATGACGGAGGCGGCGAGGGCGACGGACTTCAGCAGCACGACTCACCCATTCGAGATACGTCGATGGATAGGCTCCCAAGCTAGCGCGGAAAGGTTGACCGGTCAAACACCTGGCTGGGGTGCTGCACACCGTCCGACGTTTACCGGCCCGGCGGACAGCGAAGCTAGAAGCCGCGGAAGACCCCGTCCGGGTCGGCTGACCGCGCGAACTCGAAGAAGTCCATGTTCGCGATGGACAAGTTGTTCTGAATCGCCTGGACCTGCCGGGGCAGCGCCCGGAACGATCTTTCCTGGCCCGTCTCGTTCAGATTGACGACCAGCAGCGGGTGCCCCACCGTCGACACCGCGACCGCGTCGACGACGAACGCGACCGGATGCCGGTAGTGCTCGGGATACGCGCGGGGGTAACCGGCCACGACGGCCGCCTCGTCGAGGCCGACCAGCGCCCGATCCTCGACGAACTCAACGCATGCTCCGAAGCCCTCGGCGGTGAGGCTGAGGATCTCGTACTGGAGTCGTTCCCACAAACCGTCGTCGCGGAAGTCCCCCCGCACGACGGGAACGTCTCTCGTATCCGGCAGAGTGATCATGAGGGTCGCCTCCTACCCAAACGGTCTTGACGCTGAGCTTCCCGCCTGGCACTGCGTCACGCCTCGACCGGCATGGTGCGTGCTCCACCCGAGGACCTGCACCGTCTACACCGTGACGGCCGGGTCAGGGGGCGGTCTTCCCGCCCGGCGGCGTCCACGGGTCGACGGGGACCTCGTAGATCAGCCGGTACCGGTCGCCGGGGAACACGATGTCCGCGGTCTCCACGGCGGTCTGTCCGGCGTAGTAGGTACGTTCGACCGCGATCACCCACCGGCCGCCGCGCCGGTCTAGTTCGAGAGCGTCGACCTCCTCGGGTAACGCCGGCCGGGTGGTGACCTCCTCAGTGAACCGGTCGATGGACACGCCGATGAAGTCCATCCGGGCGACGACGCCGACGACCGGCCCTCGCTCCGGATACTCCACCCGCGTGCCGCCCGTGACGGCCAACGGCTCGTACGAGTCGGCGAGCTGAATCGGGGACTCGTCGGCGAGGTACCGGTACCGGGTGTGCATGACCAAGGCGCCGGGCTGGATGCCCAGGCGGGCCGCCACATGGGACGGGGCGGGGACCTTCCGGCTGTCCGCCTCCCATCTCGGTTGCTTGCCGGCGGCTTCGCTGTCCCGGGCGAAAGGTGACGTGCTGCCGGCACGATTGCGCAGGTCCCGGGAGTGCGCGCGGCGGACGAGTCGAGTCCGGTCGCGTACGTAGTTGCCGGAACCGCGACGGCCCTCGATGAGCCCTTCGCTGCGCAAGAGGGTGAGCGCGTGCTTGATGATCGTGGTGGAGAAGCCCCACCGCTGCTGGAGTTCCCGCTCGGTGGGCAGCTTGTCACCGGAAGCCAGTTCACCGGAGAGGATCCGGGAGCGCAGGTCGTCCACGACGCGCTGATAGCTGGGCGGCTCCTTGCCGGTCATGGGTGGTCCCTCCGAGGTTGACGCACGCACTCGCACCAAGTCGACCATGGGCACTCAGGCGTAGCAACCAGGGTTCGTCTTCACACTCCGCAATTTAGTGCCCTTGATCTTGCCAGTAAGCAGAGTAAGTGCGCTAACTTACCGCCTATCGAGGTTCATAACCCTCAACCCGCACGCCCCCCTTGGACGTTTCGTCAGAAGGTGAGTCTTTCGTGGCTTCCGAGATGATCGTGTCGATCGTGTTCGGTGGCCTGGTGCCGGGTTCCTGCTGGGGCTCCTCGCGTTCCGGGTCAAGTCGCGGTGGTGTCCGCGCTGCGGGCAGTCCACCGACGTCCTGCACCGTACGGGAGCACGCCGGTGAACAAGGCGAACCGTCCGGACCACTACCGGGACCTGCCCATCGGCCGCCGAATCGCTCAACTCCGTGTCCGACGGGGCATGAACCAGCAGGTCTTCGCCGACCGGATCGGCAAGTCCAAGAGCTGGGTCGACAAGGTCGAACGCGGCGTCCGCCGACTCGACCGGCTCCCCACCATCGACACCGTCGCCGCCGCCCTCGGCGTGTCACCCACCGTCCTGCTCGGTCGCGACACCCGACACCCACCCGCCACCAGCGGCACCACCGCCAGCGCCCTCGAACGTGTCCGCGAGGCCCTCGCCAGCTACGGCCCACCGACCGGCCGCGACTGGCCGCCGTCAACGGCGGAGCTGCACCGGCAGGTCACCTACGCCCTCACCGCCTACCGCCACGCCCATCACCACCACGTCCTACGCATCCTCCCCGGTCTGATCACCGCCGCCCGGCACGCCAGTCGCCCCGAAGCGACGGCCGCCGCGGCCCGCCCCGCCGGGGACCTACTCGTCCAGGTGTACCGACTCACCGCCCACACTTTGGTCAAGCTCGGCGACCCACGAACGGCCTGGCTCGCCGCTGACCGCGCTCACACCGTCGCCGCCGGAGATCCCTGCCTCACCGCCCACGCCGCCATCGCCCTGGCACAGGCGTTACGGGCACTCAACCGGGCACACCTCGCCCTGAGCGCCGCCACCGCCGCCGTACACCCGATCGACCCCACCCCGCACCGCCCGTCCCCACCCGACCAACTCGCCCTGGCCGGCATCCTCCTCACCGAAGCCGCCATCGCCGCCGCCACCCACGACCCCGACACCGCCCACGACCTCCTCCACCGCGCCGGACAGCTCGCCGCCCGCTGGACCGCCGGACACCGCCCGGACGACCAAGGCTTCGGACCCGTCACCGTCACACTCGCCCGCGCCCTCGTCGCCGCCCACCTCGGCGACCACCACACCGCCCTCACCCACCACCACCAAGCCAGCCGCGACCCCGGCTGGCAGC
Proteins encoded in this region:
- a CDS encoding DUF6924 domain-containing protein encodes the protein MITLPDTRDVPVVRGDFRDDGLWERLQYEILSLTAEGFGACVEFVEDRALVGLDEAAVVAGYPRAYPEHYRHPVAFVVDAVAVSTVGHPLLVVNLNETGQERSFRALPRQVQAIQNNLSIANMDFFEFARSADPDGVFRGF
- a CDS encoding GntR family transcriptional regulator; amino-acid sequence: MTGKEPPSYQRVVDDLRSRILSGELASGDKLPTERELQQRWGFSTTIIKHALTLLRSEGLIEGRRGSGNYVRDRTRLVRRAHSRDLRNRAGSTSPFARDSEAAGKQPRWEADSRKVPAPSHVAARLGIQPGALVMHTRYRYLADESPIQLADSYEPLAVTGGTRVEYPERGPVVGVVARMDFIGVSIDRFTEEVTTRPALPEEVDALELDRRGGRWVIAVERTYYAGQTAVETADIVFPGDRYRLIYEVPVDPWTPPGGKTAP
- a CDS encoding helix-turn-helix domain-containing protein, with protein sequence MNKANRPDHYRDLPIGRRIAQLRVRRGMNQQVFADRIGKSKSWVDKVERGVRRLDRLPTIDTVAAALGVSPTVLLGRDTRHPPATSGTTASALERVREALASYGPPTGRDWPPSTAELHRQVTYALTAYRHAHHHHVLRILPGLITAARHASRPEATAAAARPAGDLLVQVYRLTAHTLVKLGDPRTAWLAADRAHTVAAGDPCLTAHAAIALAQALRALNRAHLALSAATAAVHPIDPTPHRPSPPDQLALAGILLTEAAIAAATHDPDTAHDLLHRAGQLAARWTAGHRPDDQGFGPVTVTLARALVAAHLGDHHTALTHHHQASRDPGWQRLPAEHRAAHLIDITRAHLDVGDHHTAGRTIVTADQTAPHEVRLRPVTRTLLAVILRAGPTPADVTRLANTVGLTRNA